GACATTACATTGACTCCGCAAGCGAGAGTTGTCTTCCATAGGTTGAATGAAGAGCATTTCGTTGATTCTGAAAGCGAGAGTTGACCTTCATAGGTTGAATGAAGGTCAATTTGTTTACTTCGAAAGCGAGGGCTGTTGTGCATAAGGTGAATGAAGAACATTACATTGGGTCTGAAAGCGAGAGTTGTCCTCCATAAAGTGGACGTACCCGACCGAATCCCGCTCATTTGGATCCGTGAAAACAGCCTTAATTTTTGAATAGGGTATTAATTTTACCCCTTATTGAGTGTTAGATAAGTGAAAAATCATTTTGTTTTCTTGGAGGATTTTTTCAAACGTAAAAGCTTAAACATTTATATGTAAAAAAATATTAGATCCATTCGAAGTAAGTGGACTATAACTAAAGATCTGCAACTTGGTGCAAGGTTAATTGTTCTTTGAAAAGGTTTAGTGGTTGAAAGCCATTAATTTTTAAAATGGGTTGGTTTGGATGTTGAGGATGAACATCATAAATCTCACCGTGTGCACCATTTCTAAGTTTAATCTTTGACCCTTTTAATTGATTCATTAAAGAATATGTAAATGGACGCACAATGGACATATCAAGACGTTTTGCCTGTGCATCCTTAATTAATTCTTCTATGGCATAATAGACAGACTTTTGTTCTTTATAGACTCGAATTGAACAAATAGCATCAAATGAATCTGCTACGGAAAGGATCTTTACAAAGAAAGGAATACTGTCACCTTTAATACTGCCAGGGTATCCTGTGCCATCTTCTCTCTCGTGATGTTTAAGAACCCCTTCTAAAATCAATGGATCTAACGATGTCGAAGACAATAAATCATATCCTAGACGAGGATGTTGTTTAATTAAATTGAATTCTTCATCTGTTAACCGAGTTGGTTTGTTGAGAATGGCTGGATCAATTTTAAATTTTCCCACATCATGAAATAATCCCAACCTCCCCAACATATGTTGATGTTCTTCTGGTAAACTCAGTAAATTACCAATTTTACTTGCAATCAAACCCACATTGATCGAATGCTTGAACAAATATTCGTCCTTTGAAAATTTCTCCATTATATCTAAGATTTCAACATCTTTTTCGACATATTCTTGATGGAGAATATCAAATTCACTCATTATCCCAAGAATTTCATTGTCTTCAAGATGTGTCTTTTTTCCTATCGTTTCTTGTAAACCTTTTATAGAAGTATATACATTCTTGTAGACCACTTCATTTAAAGGCCAAGGTTTTTCTTCTGAATTTTCATTTGAGCTCAAACCCCATTTAATTTGAGTCTTATGACTATTTAACCAGTCGATATGATTCTCTGTTAAAAGTGTCCCGCGCTTTAGTAGTAATACTCCAGAAACGGTATAAATATCTTCTTTAAGTCTCGTACCTTTCATCAGACTCATGTTCCAATACTCCTTGCTAATTTAATTACCTTATTTAAGTTTTAAGGTTTATTCGAATGATTGGCACCTCAAAACTAATAAGGACTATATTACTATATGGATTTTGTATGTTAAACAGTTTTATTTCTTGTTATTTCGACATAAACCTACAAGAAACCGTATGTAAACGTTAGTTGATAAAATATTTGTCGAAAACGTTCGTATTTGAGCACGAAAACCTGTTTTGATCTTATAGGTCTACATATGTCAATGTTTTTTTGTAAATCAACGGAGTGAAAGTTAACTATTTTTAATTTATGTTCATTATAAAGAACCGATGATGTCTAAAAAAGGCGAAGAAAAATTGCAGGTAAGGATTAATATTTAATTTTTCTTATAAATAGGCCCATTATGCTAGTTTCGCCTGATGTTTTAAATGGATAAGTTGAGTTATCCCTATTTTTTTACAGAAATAACTATAAATAATCTTTTATACGTGCTTGTGAAAAAAGTTAAATAAAGAATGAAAATATATGACAATCTTTTTTTGCTGTTATTATAAAAACGCTATTCCGGAGATAATAGGAATAATAGTAAAAAGACATACAGGTATCAAAATAGGGGGGGAGAGTATGCTTGTTGGTGTTTTGATCCTTAGTATTTTTATATCAATTGTTGAGATAAAAAAATGTATTTCCTTGATTTCTGATTTTCATTGGTTTGAATTAATTAGTGTTACACTTTTTGTGCTGTGCTTAAATAGTTTTTCGTTTAATTTTTACTCTTCAGGGTTTCCTTCTTTTGAGCTAAGCGAGATACTGTTGCAGTACATTATTGTCAATGTTCATTTTGAATTCATGTACCCTTTGTTATTCATTTTTGTCCTTACACAGTACAAAAGAAACAAGTTACGAATCGTTCGATATGGGTGGACTTTACTTTGGTTTATTGGATACCTATTATTACTTTTATTGGATCACTATTTGGGAGTGCTGCAACTAGGTCGTTTTTATATGTTTGCTATGGTCGCCGCTTCTTTTTACATTGTTATCAATATTTTTGCGTCAATATATTTCATGGGGAAGTTTAGAAAAATTCTAGCACGAGAGGGTATTATTCTTGAGTAATTTAAAGGAAATACTATATAAGATTTTTCAAGCAATCCAACCGAAATCATTTGATAAAAATGAATGGTTTATCTTGTTTATAACATGCTTGACTGTAGGGGTTGTTATCTATTTACATAAAAAGCATGGGAAAATGAAGATTTCTGAACAAATTTTTATTTTTTTGTTCAATTTCTATTTAGCATCCTTTGGTGATTATTTATTAGCAACAAAGCCGATTGATCTGTACGACACGATCGATCGAAACAAAGTCGAGTTTTTTGATATCCTTTTGGAAGTAATCGTATATCCAGCCACCATGACCATTTTCATGCATCTTTTTGTTCTATTCAAGATGAAAAAGTTTTCTTTCATTATCCTTGGAACGTGTGTGCTTATTTTATTAGAATGGATAGCAGAAACTTGGTTTTCAACTTATTCCTATAAAAAATGGAAGCTTATCTACAGTGTCCCTTTTTATGGCATAGTATTGACCGTCAATGTATACCTGTTAAGTTGGATTCAAAAAAAGCTACATAGTCATATAAATTTCTTAAAGGAAGACAAAATTTTATGATAGGACTTTGGATTGCCATAATTTTTTTTAATTTTATTGCCTTTAAGACGAATAAACGGCTAACGTCCAATCAAATTGTTCACATTTGGGCATTTACGGTCGCGTTTCAATTTCTTTTTGACTGGATTGTTGAAATTAAGTATTGTGCCTACTGGTATTTTGACAAAGGAGTAGATTGGAAAGGAATACCTAGCCATACAGTATTAATTGCTCCTGTAAATATGATGCTTCTAAATAATTTCCCGTTTAATTCCAGATTTTCAAAACAGGCTGTTACTATTGCCTGTTGGACTATAGGGGTAATCATGTACGAAGCAATCGCCTTACTTCCGAAGCCTTTCGGATACTTCCATTTGGGCTGGTGGAGGTTGTGGTATGACTTACTAATTGTTCCCATTCTGATTCTTATTTTATTAGGCTATTATAAGTGGATATGTAAATTAGAAAGGAAAGCGGCAATTCACATAAATAAAAGAGAATTTCGAAAATAAGCCTATGAGGTTTTGAAATCAGTATAAATAAAATAGCTAAATCATTGTATTCTAATATGAGGAGTTACGGATCAGGAGGATGTATGAAGTGGGATAAATGTTTGGAGAATAATTGGTTCTTCTAGGATCGATCATGGCGGGGAAGATTGCAATATGTTAATTGCTGAATAGTCGCTCGTAGGAAATAAAGTAGGACTAAAATATCTGGCTCATTCTTAAAAAAATGATATAATAATACGGCTGAAGAGCATAATGAAAATAAGATTCAATGTCTAGAGCGTAAAAGGGGAAAGTACTGTGACAAATTTTTTAGAAGTAAAAGAGTTAATCCAAAATAGAAGAAGCATTCGGAAATATAAAGACCATGACGTATCTAACGAGGATATTTATGAAATCCTCGATTGTGCACGTTATGCTCCATCGGATACGAATTCTCAGACTTGGGAATTTCTCGTCATAAAAAACCGAGAAAAAATAAAAAAAATTGAAGAAATGACATGGGATGCGCTTAGAGAGCGTGCGAAGGAAGCGGAAGAAAAGGGGTTTGAAAAAGAAGGGAAACTTCTTCTCCGTTCATTTGGACCATATGCGACCGCCTTCTCCGGTGCACCTGCATTGATCATTTGCTTAGCGACACCTTATAATTCGAAATTCAAGGAAAAAATATTTGATCCGATCGAACTCGTGGAAGAGTCTGTATGGGTGGAAGAAGGAATCAAATCAAGCTGCTTAGCATCACAAAATCTAATGCTTGCTGCGTATGCAAAAGGGTTAGGAACATGTCCAATGACGGGACCTGTGTTACTTGCCCAAGAAAGAATTCGTGAATATTTGGCGATCGAAAGAGTGAAAGAAATTAATATGGTCATCGCCCTTGGATATCCGGAAGAAACTCCGAAGAAAATGGCGCGTAAAGAAGTAAGCGAAATCTCAGTGATTATTGAATAATAGTAGGACAATTTAATTTAACAATAAGGTTGCTTCTGTATTGAATTTTGAGCTTCACGGATGGCTATATAGAGGTCTATTGTTCAATGCTAAATCCCAATTTCTCATTTACCGAGTAATTGGGATTTTTTATTTTGATTGATCCTAACTGATGTGAATTAGATTTTTATGAATGTCTACTGTTTAAACAGTCTTTTTTTATTCACAACATTAAAGTTTAGCAGAGTCTTCTAAATTCATTCAAAGGGGGAACCGTTTGGAAAAATGCGAAATTCCAACGTCAAGTCTATTTCCAGGTCGATTCCCCAAATATACAAGTGTAAAATAATAGGTTATTGCGCCATTGCTTCTTGATATTCGAATTTTAGTTTTTCGATGATTTTTTGGACGGATAGAATTTCCTTGATTTCATCTACCCTTGCACCAGCAAAAACAAGGCCATTTTGGACGTCACCTTCTACGGATTTAATCAATGAATCCAGTGTACAAAAACGATAAGAGCAGTTTTTTAGGCAATTTTGGCATTTCGTAATTTTAAGTTTATCTGAGCTGCTGATTAAATCAGTGAAATGATTGGTAATAGCCCTTCCTTGTAAGCCCACGGTCGTTTTAACTAAAATGGTATCTTCTTTACGGGCATCAACATATTTTTGCTTAAAAGAAAGTGGGGCATCACATTCCTCGCTTGCAACAAATCTTGTTCCCATTTGGACACCAGCTGCCCCCATTTGCAGAGCTTTAGCAATATCATGCCCTGTCATAATTCCACCTGCGGCAATAACTGGGACGGAAACTGCTTCGACCACTTCAGGAAGAATGTCAAAAAGAGGCCTGTCCGTTCCTAAATGTCCACCAGCTTCAAATCCCTCAACAACAACAGCAGCAGCTCCAAGCCGCTCAGAAATTTTCGCGAGTTTAGCAGAAGAAACTATTGAAATGACTGGAATTCCGGCTTGTTTTCCCCATGCATACATGTCTCTGGAAATTCCAGCACCTGAAATAATGAAATCCACTTTTTCTTCTAGTGCAGCTTTCATTTTTTCCGCAAAATCATTCATAGCAAATAATACATTGACACCGATATACCCTGTACCTTTTAAGAGATTTTTAGCTTTTCTAATATGTGTTCGCATATCTTCAACTGATATTCCTGTGCCAGATATAATTCCAATACCACCTTCATTTGCTACAGCTGAGGCTAGATTGCTTAATGAGATCCCGACGCCCATCCCACCTTGTAGGATTGGAACTGTAGGCATCATGTGCGAGATTTTCAGTTGTGGAAAGTTCAATTAAATTCCTCATTTCATCTAACTATTTTGTTTAACTATTATAAGATTCCATAAAAACACCTCTTCCAATAGTTACATTTGTCATTGTCATAAAAAGTTCAAAAATCTACAATACTGCATTTTAAGGGTGGGGATCTATTAATTTATAGGGATAATACCATTCAACTTAGAGAAAATGGTTATATGAAATAAGTGGTTCAGCTTATGAAGAATGATCGTTCAACTGGGGGAAAGACCTATTTTCATTCGGGCATACTGATTTTCCAGCTAGCCCGAATGAAAGATTGATAATCGCCATATTAAGTTTTCTTGATCTTCCCGAAAAAGATGGCGATTAGGTTAAAGATGTACCGAGAGTCGTTCGTTTAGCCTTCACTGGTTGGAGAGACAACTTGGAGCATTCGCTAAAAGCAAATTGTTTACAACCTATGCATTTTATCGTATCTAATTGGCTTAATGCTTTATTAAGTGCATCCCCTGTATGGTCAAAAAAGTTTCTTTCCCCAATTTCTTTATGTAACCCAGTAGAAAAAAGTAATTCTTTAGGCTGCTTCTGGATTCCAGAAATGATAAGGTGTTGTTTATGATGTTTTAATTGTTTAACGATTTTATGGAGGAGAGCCTCTCCCGAAGTATCAATGAATGGAACTTTGCTCATCCTTAATAGAAGCACTCGCGGTTTGGAGCGAAGAATTTCTTCCAGTTCCTCTTCAAATCGTTCAGTTGATCCAAAGAATAAAGGTCCTTCTAATGTATAAATATGAACTTGAGGACAGTTAGAACCTTTATTTACGATTTCAGGTTTCACTAGTTTATCAGCCGGGTCCGGTAAAACCTTTGATACTTTCAACGTACCACTCATTTTCCGCACAAAGGCTACCAGTGCTAAAAGGATGCCTCCACCAACTCCAGTCGTTAGATCAACAAATACAGTTAATAGGAAAGTAACGACTAATATTTTCGAGTCCATGGTTTTCGTTTTTAAGATTTGTACAAACTCTTTCCGTTCGCTCATGTTCCATGCGACGAACATAAGAATAGGGGCCATACTTGCTAATGGAATGACTGAGGCATACGGAGCAAACAGAACAAGCACTAGTAATACTACAATCCCATGAATCACACCAGAGAAAGAGGAAGCTGCACCGTTTTTAATATTTGTTGCTGTTCGGGCGATGGCTCCTGTAGCTGGAATTCCGCCAAATAATGGTGCAATCATATTGGCTAATCCTTGCGCAATGAGTTCTCTATTGCTGTTATGTTTAGTGTTGGTCATACTGTCCGCAACTAAGGCTGATAATAATGATTCAATTCCTCCAAGCATGGCAATAACAAGAGCTGCTGGGAGTAATTCAATCAGCAAATTCCCTGTGATATCTGGAAAATCAAAGGTTGGTAATTTATTAGGGATTTCTCCATAAGTTGATCCGATTGTTGCGACAGTGTTAGGAAAGAAAAAATAGGCAACGAGAGTTGATACAATCAATCCCATCAGTGATCCAGGGATTTTTGATACATATTTTTGGGCCAATATAACAATAGCCAAACTGATTACAGCTATCAAAATACTGTAGATATTTAGTGTGTGTAGATTCACAAAAATTTCCTTCATTTTTAAAATAAATGAATCTTCTTTTTTTAGGTTACTAAGACCTAAGAAATTAGAGATCTGGCCGGAAAAGATAATGACAGCGATTCCTGCTGTAAATCCGGTCACAACAGGGCGGGGGATAAACTTTATAAACCTTCCTAATTTGAATACACCCATGAGCAAAATCATGATCCCAGCTAAGAAGCCGGCGATTAACAGTTTTTCATATCCAAACTGCATAACAACCCCTAATAAGACAGGGACAAAGGCACCAGTTGGTCCTGCAATCTGATATTTAGATCCTCCAAAAAGCGAAATCATAATACCGGCAATGATGGTCGTATAAAGTCCATATTCCGGCCTTACCCCTGAAGCAATGGCAAAGGCCATCGCTAAAGGAATCGCTACAATTCCAACGATCAGCCCAGCTACTGCATCTTTCCGAAGATGGCTTAAGTTATACCTATTTAACTGTTTAATAGCTATCATATTTACTCGCTCCTGGTTTCCAGATTTGGTATGTACACACTTTTAGGGTTATATCCGTTTATCAACAGATCTAATTTTCCTGTTTCAGGGTCAATGATCATCCCATGAACAGGGATGTGTTTTGGGAATATCGGGTGGTTTTTGATAATATCGCAACTGTTTTTAACATTATCCTCCACACATTGAAAACCAGTCAGCCATTTGGACAAATCAATCCCTGCGTTAGCGAGTAGATCAAGCTGACTTTCGTCAATACCATTCTGTTTAGCTTTTTCAAGAATGGATGATGTTTCTAGACCCACCATGCCACATCCGTAATGTCCGATTACACACACTTCTTCAGCCTTTAATTCATAAATAGCGACTAGAATGCTTCGCATAATACTGCCGAAAGGGTGGGAGACAGTTGCACCAGCATTTTTGATTATTTTCGCATCACCGTTTCCTATCCCCATCGCCTTCGGAAGTAATTCCAGTAAACGGGTATCCATACAAGTTAGGATCACTAGTTTTTTATCTGGATATTTTGTCGTTTTAAACTCTTGATACCTGTGTTGATCAACAAAAGTCTTGTTAAAATCTAGAATTTCAGAAATTGTATACATAGATTTTTCCTCCTTTAATCAATCACCTATTAATTGGTATGGAAATTAATGGTTTGCAACCAAAGAAAACTATAAATGTAAATTGAGAAAAATTCTGGTATTTTTTGTGAACAAATTGTTAACTACACAAAATTGAGACAATAGTATGTTTTAGAAAAATATCTTTATAGGGGTTATGAACCAAAAAGGCTGATTTTCTAAATATAAAAACAGTCGAAGTGGGGGAAGTACTTATGTTAAGTGAAAAGTTAATTCTTTATAAAGAAATTGGATATTTTGTTAATAAGAAATGTAATAATCAAGGTTTAAGAAAAAAAGTAAGTAGAAAAATAAGTAAATATTAGGGGGAGTATAAAAATGATAAACTATGACAATCGTATTTGCTTCAATTGAAAATACAGCTAACGGTGAAGTCTCTTTAAAAACAACTTTTCAATATAAGCAAGAGGGGAATATGATCACTGCAACGTATAGTGGAGGTTCTATCGTCAAAGGTTTCCTAATTGGTATGGCAAAGGAAGATGGTTACCTAGAGTTTAAATATAACCACGTTAATACCAATAATAAAATTAGAGGAGAATGTGTTTCGACGCCTGAAGTCTTAGGTGATGGGCAAATTAGACTGTATGAGAAATGGATATGGATTGATGCCGAAGGAAGTGAGGGTAATTCAATTATTGAAGAAGTGTAAACAGGTACATAATTTTTTTGAAAAAACAGCTAGTTTTTTTAAAAATTTAACGCAAGGGGCTTGGCTAAAGCCAAATAAGCCAACCAATAGACCTAATAATCTGAACGACTTTCATCATTCCTTATTTCCTCAAATTCTCTGTATGTGGAGAAAATAGAGAGTACTGCACAAATAATAACATTTTCAAGTATATTGTAAGGAGAGTTAAAAAGAAGAACAAATACGCTAAGAAAAGAGAAACAGAAAATATAATCCCTTAAATAGGTCATGATAAGGACCATTCCTAAATACGCTTTTTCTTCATTCATTATTAAAACCTCCATTTGTATTCCATTTCATTGTAGTTTGGATTATGGTAATAAAGAAATAGGAAAATAGTAAATGTATTGTAAAATTATTGTAAATGAAAACGATCGATAAATTCTAAAATAAAAGAATTTATTGATCGTCTTTTTTTATAATAAGAAGCACAGAATGATAGGAGGTAAATACTCGGTTATAACATTTACAGTTTCAGTATTAAGTTTAACAATCCATAGATAAATATAACTGGAATAATTATGGATATTGGTTTTGTCAGTCTTAATTGCGTTAATTAAAGAATTAATTGGATTATGGTACTTAAATAACTCAATCAACCCAATGAAGGCACTGAACAGCTACTGACTAAATTTTATGAATATTCCTTGACAGGAATATTCATGTTATATATAATGTCAATAACAGGAAAATAATGAAGATGATGTAAATTTGGTTTTACCGGTGACCATCATTTGACGAGGTGAACAACATGTCAGGGAAGATTCCGGGCGAGAACATGACGACGCTTAGTGCTTTGTCTGAACCAAATCGTATGAATATCGTCGAACTCTTACGTGACGGCCCTCTGACAGTGGGAGAAATCGCCGACCAGTTGGGATTGAAGCAGCCCCAAACTTCGAAGCATCTAAAAGTGCTTAGCGACAACGGGATTGTAGAAGTGAAGGCAGAAGCCAACCGCCGCATCTACAAGCTCCGGCCCGAGCCCTTCCAAGCGCTGGATTCTTGGATACAGTCCTTTCAGCGTGTGATTCAAGAAAGATTCGACAATCTAGATGCTTATTTGAAGGAATTACAGAACAAGGAAAATTCTTAAATCATTTCATTTTCAAGGAGGAAAAACGATGTCAAATAACACATTGGTTTCGAGAGTAGAGAACGAACGAGTACTGGTATTGGAGCGTGTATTCGATGCGCCACGCGATCTTGTATTCAAAATGTTTAAAGAGCCGGAGCACCTGCAACACTGGTGGGGACCTAGGGGCTGGGAGATACCTGTTTGCACCATTGATTTCCGTCCAGGAGGAGTTTGGCACTACTGTATGAAGTGTGTCGATCAAAATCAGGGTCAATTTTTTGGTATGGAATCCTGGGGTAAAGGAGTTTATAAGGAGATTATCGAGCCGGAGAAGATTATCTACACCGATTACTTTTCGGATGCAGAGGGCAATTTGAATGACTCGATGCCTTCGACAGAAATCACTCTGGAATTCATCGATTTGGCTGGGAAAACGAAGCTGATCAACAGTGCTGAATATGTGTCTCCAGAGGCACTTAAGACCGTTATGGACATGGGCATGCTGCAGGGCATCACAGAAACCTGGGATCGTTTGAACGAGCTTTTGGTGTCGCTGAAGTAGATTTACCGTAACACTTTCACGCTTAGTAAGTTATGACTTAAACGTTACACGTTGATGAGATTGTAAATAGGATTTTAAGCAGTGTATTTCATACAATGAAAATTATCACTTTTCCAGAAGTTCTATACAAATTACGAGGGCGATGCTTAAATAGGGGCACCGCCTTTTGATTACCCTTGATTAAGCGATAAGCAGTGAAGGAGAATCCCCCGTAGAATACGAAGAAAAGGTAGATTTTTTCAGTGTGTGTCGTTTAATGCGTTCACTTCAACAGAAAGAACGCTACATTAAACACTTATATGAAAAATTTGTTTAAACCCAGATTTTCCGCTTGGTGTGATTTTTACAGCCCGAATAGATGGGACTTGTACAATCCAACCTATTTCCAAAAAGTGTGTAAGAAGTCCCCTTCCTAAGGCGCCAGCAAGATGATGTTGACGCTCACTCCAGTCTAAACATGCGTAAGAAAATTGTCGCCGCTTTCTCTTCAATTCACTTAAATGAATGCCGAAATCAGTAAAGAACAGTTCTCCTTTAGGTGTAACCACAAATTCTTTTTCTTTTTTATCCAAATAACCCAAATTCAACATTGATTCGGTTAAATCGACTCCTAACCTTCCTGCTAAATGGTCATAGCAAGTTCTGGCATCCCGAAGTAATTTCAATTGGCTGGATTGTTTTAACGAACGTATTTCAGGAGGTGGAGAAATCGTTAGAAACGATTCTAAAATATGCGCCACTTCTCTGTTGGCTAGCTGATAATACCGATGACGCCCGTATTTTTCAACTTTAATAAGGTTCCCCTCGGCTAATTTTGAAAGGTGAAAGCTGGCTGTTTGAGGTGTAATTGCAGCCATATAAGCTAATTCACTTGCTGTATGAAAACGACCGTCCATTAAAATGGTTAGCATTGTTGCCCTTGACGTTTCTCCAAGAAGAGAGGCGATTTCCGCTACATTAGGATTAATACCCATTCAGATCATCCTTTCTGCATTCCATTCTTCGATCATAATTGAAATGTTTATCATTTACAATAAATTGCAACAAATAAAGGAGGTAACATGTTGAACACAAATTATGCAGTAATATGGATTCCCTGGATAATGAGTATTCAGATATATAAAAAGATCTTTTGTTTTTTAAGTCTTTGTAAGAAGCAGACCGTTATCTGAATATGATACAATGAATTTGAAATACTTGTATAAATATAGAAATGTTAGAAAATTTAGGAGGTAATGAAATGTTTACATCTGTAAATGATTTCTTAAACGAATGGAAACAAGAAGCAGCTGTTACGCAAAAAGTGCTGGATGTTTTGACGGATGAATCGTTAAATCAGGAGGTTTCCCCAGGCTTAAACAGCATTGGAAGTTTGGCTTGGCATATTACTGGAGCAGTTTACTACTTTCCTTCGCAGGTTGGATTAAAATTCGAAGTTCCTAATCTTCAACAAGAGGCACCGAAATCAGCTGCTGAAATCAGTGAGACATACAAATTAGTAAGTGAGCGGTTAACACGAGCATTTTCTGAACAAGTTACAGATGAAAAAATGAACGAAATCGTGAATTTATTTGGAATGAACATGCCTGTTCAGGCTGTTTACCGTCTGCTAATTCAACATCAGGCCCATCATCGCGGACAATTGACTGTTCTAATGAGACAAGCTGGATTGAAAGTTCCTGGTGTATATGGTCCTAGCAAAGAAGAATGGGAAGCATTGAAAGCTCAAAAAAGCTAATAAGTCATGATGAAAAAAATCGGCAACCTGCCGATTTTTTTTGTATATCAGAATGTACTAATTTCTTCAAAAGCCCAGAAAACAAACGCCTTTACAAAATAGTTCATGTATAAAATGTATGGATTTCACAAAAAGTATGGAGGAATTTGACAATGTAGTTACTCAGCTGGGGTGAACCATTATAATACTTCTCTTGATTCTTTCCATCTGTTTCACCGGTTATATGATCAAGAAAGTAGTATCATTAACTGCATACTTTCATTGGTTAGAGCTATTTTCAAATACGTTCTTTGTGCTGGGATGTAACTCGTAGGTGTTCTGTTGTTATACTTCGATGTATCCATCCCTTAAACCGTTCCGCCTTGGCGATTACCAGAATGAGCTGGGCCTGATCGATAGCCGCTACGCGCCTCATAGTACAGCAGCCAGTCCTGGAGGTGCTGTTGTGTACTGGATGTCGGCGTAAATGCAACTCTCAATAAGCTGCTATCTATTGGAGCGAAAGAGTACGAGGCACCCACAGAACGTGGAGAGAGGTTCATCAATGCCTCCGTGGTCGATCCCTTTGGAAATATCATTGGTATTATGTACAATCAGCACTATTTAGAGGTTCTGGATTCGTTCAGAAATTCATAATACTCTCCGATGTCGCATTTAAATGGTTGTTTTTCAAACAGATCCAAATGAACCGACGATAGGGACAGGTACTCAAGAGGATCCAGCAAACCAGTCCGAAAGAGCCTTCGATTCGGACAGAATCGCAAGAGAATCCTGCAAACCAGTCCGAAAGAACTCGAGAAAGGGACAGGTTCGCAAGAAAATCCAGCAAACCAGTCCGAAAGAACTCGAGAAAGGGACAGGTTCGCAAGAAAATCCAACGAAGCTGTCCGAAAGAACTCCTGATAAGGACAGGGTTGCTAAAAAATCCACCAAACCAGTCCGAAAAAACCCTCGATAGGGACAGGTACTCAAGAGAATCCAGCAAATCAGTCCGAAAGAA
Above is a genomic segment from Neobacillus endophyticus containing:
- a CDS encoding HD-GYP domain-containing protein; its protein translation is MSLMKGTRLKEDIYTVSGVLLLKRGTLLTENHIDWLNSHKTQIKWGLSSNENSEEKPWPLNEVVYKNVYTSIKGLQETIGKKTHLEDNEILGIMSEFDILHQEYVEKDVEILDIMEKFSKDEYLFKHSINVGLIASKIGNLLSLPEEHQHMLGRLGLFHDVGKFKIDPAILNKPTRLTDEEFNLIKQHPRLGYDLLSSTSLDPLILEGVLKHHEREDGTGYPGSIKGDSIPFFVKILSVADSFDAICSIRVYKEQKSVYYAIEELIKDAQAKRLDMSIVRPFTYSLMNQLKGSKIKLRNGAHGEIYDVHPQHPNQPILKINGFQPLNLFKEQLTLHQVADL
- a CDS encoding beta-class carbonic anhydrase translates to MYTISEILDFNKTFVDQHRYQEFKTTKYPDKKLVILTCMDTRLLELLPKAMGIGNGDAKIIKNAGATVSHPFGSIMRSILVAIYELKAEEVCVIGHYGCGMVGLETSSILEKAKQNGIDESQLDLLANAGIDLSKWLTGFQCVEDNVKNSCDIIKNHPIFPKHIPVHGMIIDPETGKLDLLINGYNPKSVYIPNLETRSE
- a CDS encoding SRPBCC domain-containing protein is translated as MSNNTLVSRVENERVLVLERVFDAPRDLVFKMFKEPEHLQHWWGPRGWEIPVCTIDFRPGGVWHYCMKCVDQNQGQFFGMESWGKGVYKEIIEPEKIIYTDYFSDAEGNLNDSMPSTEITLEFIDLAGKTKLINSAEYVSPEALKTVMDMGMLQGITETWDRLNELLVSLK
- a CDS encoding nitroreductase family protein, with protein sequence MTNFLEVKELIQNRRSIRKYKDHDVSNEDIYEILDCARYAPSDTNSQTWEFLVIKNREKIKKIEEMTWDALRERAKEAEEKGFEKEGKLLLRSFGPYATAFSGAPALIICLATPYNSKFKEKIFDPIELVEESVWVEEGIKSSCLASQNLMLAAYAKGLGTCPMTGPVLLAQERIREYLAIERVKEINMVIALGYPEETPKKMARKEVSEISVIIE
- a CDS encoding ArsR/SmtB family transcription factor; its protein translation is MSGKIPGENMTTLSALSEPNRMNIVELLRDGPLTVGEIADQLGLKQPQTSKHLKVLSDNGIVEVKAEANRRIYKLRPEPFQALDSWIQSFQRVIQERFDNLDAYLKELQNKENS
- a CDS encoding NAD(P)H-dependent flavin oxidoreductase, whose product is MMPTVPILQGGMGVGISLSNLASAVANEGGIGIISGTGISVEDMRTHIRKAKNLLKGTGYIGVNVLFAMNDFAEKMKAALEEKVDFIISGAGISRDMYAWGKQAGIPVISIVSSAKLAKISERLGAAAVVVEGFEAGGHLGTDRPLFDILPEVVEAVSVPVIAAGGIMTGHDIAKALQMGAAGVQMGTRFVASEECDAPLSFKQKYVDARKEDTILVKTTVGLQGRAITNHFTDLISSSDKLKITKCQNCLKNCSYRFCTLDSLIKSVEGDVQNGLVFAGARVDEIKEILSVQKIIEKLKFEYQEAMAQ
- a CDS encoding n-acetylglutamate synthase, which produces MTIVFASIENTANGEVSLKTTFQYKQEGNMITATYSGGSIVKGFLIGMAKEDGYLEFKYNHVNTNNKIRGECVSTPEVLGDGQIRLYEKWIWIDAEGSEGNSIIEEV
- a CDS encoding SulP family inorganic anion transporter; translated protein: MIAIKQLNRYNLSHLRKDAVAGLIVGIVAIPLAMAFAIASGVRPEYGLYTTIIAGIMISLFGGSKYQIAGPTGAFVPVLLGVVMQFGYEKLLIAGFLAGIMILLMGVFKLGRFIKFIPRPVVTGFTAGIAVIIFSGQISNFLGLSNLKKEDSFILKMKEIFVNLHTLNIYSILIAVISLAIVILAQKYVSKIPGSLMGLIVSTLVAYFFFPNTVATIGSTYGEIPNKLPTFDFPDITGNLLIELLPAALVIAMLGGIESLLSALVADSMTNTKHNSNRELIAQGLANMIAPLFGGIPATGAIARTATNIKNGAASSFSGVIHGIVVLLVLVLFAPYASVIPLASMAPILMFVAWNMSERKEFVQILKTKTMDSKILVVTFLLTVFVDLTTGVGGGILLALVAFVRKMSGTLKVSKVLPDPADKLVKPEIVNKGSNCPQVHIYTLEGPLFFGSTERFEEELEEILRSKPRVLLLRMSKVPFIDTSGEALLHKIVKQLKHHKQHLIISGIQKQPKELLFSTGLHKEIGERNFFDHTGDALNKALSQLDTIKCIGCKQFAFSECSKLSLQPVKAKRTTLGTSLT